Proteins from one Kazachstania africana CBS 2517 chromosome 1, complete genome genomic window:
- the PDR16 gene encoding phosphatidylinositol transporter (similar to Saccharomyces cerevisiae PDR16 (YNL231C); ancestral locus Anc_2.12) — MFKRFGKKKEEVADSNKKTLVKVDTPIAELPESIHPPKSVKLTSEQHEKYITVLNHFKNPDLMIPMTEKNRNDTSDLMPLSIFEKAWITRECILRYLRATKWVVKDAIQRIILSLAWRREFGINNFGEENGDKINSDLVAIENESGKQVVLGYENDARPILYLKPGRQNTKTSHRQVQHLVFMLERVIDFMPQGQDSLALLIDFKEYSDVPKVTGNSKIPPLGVGKEVLHILQTHYPERLGKALLTNIPWLAWSFLKLIHPFIDPQTREKLVFDEPFPKYVPPQALDATYGGELDFKYDHEVYWPSLIKISKQKREHYLKRFEKFGSVVGLSEYDLRGHADELLYPVEA, encoded by the coding sequence ATGTTCAAGAGGTTTggtaaaaagaaagaggaaGTCGCCGATAGCAATAAGAAGACATTGGTTAAAGTGGACACGCCCATCGCAGAATTGCCTGAATCTATACATCCACCTAAATCTGTAAAGCTTACGTCAGAACAACATGAAAAATACATCACAGTGCTAAACCATTTCAAGAATCCCGATTTAATGATCCCAATGACAGAAAAAAATCGTAATGATACCTCTGATCTTATGCCTCTATcgatatttgaaaaagcttGGATCACGAGAGAATGTATATTGCGTTATTTAAGAGCCACAAAATGGGTTGTTAAAGATgcaattcaaagaatcatCCTGTCCCTTGCATGGAGAAGAGAGTTCGGTATCAATAATTTCGGTGAAGAAAATGGCGATAAAATCAACTCTGATTTAGTCGcaatagaaaatgaaagtgGTAAACAAGTCGTCTTGGgatatgaaaatgatgcTAGACCCATCCTATATTTGAAACCTGGTAGACAAAATACAAAGACTTCACATAGACAAGTTCAACATTTAGTATTCATGCTTGAGAGAGTCATTGATTTTATGCCTCAAGGTCAAGATTCTCTAGCATTATTAATAGACTTCAAAGAATATAGCGATGTTCCAAAAGTAACGGGAAACAGTAAAATACCACCATTAGGTGTAGGTAAAGAAGTCTTACATATCTTACAGACACATTATCCAGAAAGATTGGGTAAAGCTCTTTTAACTAATATTCCTTGGTTAGCATGGTCTTTCTTAAAATTAATTCATCCATTTATTGATCCACAAACAAGAGAAAAACTTGTCTTTGATGAACCATTCCCCAAATACGTCCCACCACAAGCATTAGATGCCACATACGGTGGTGAATTAGATTTTAAATATGATCATGAAGTTTACTGGCCAagtttaataaaaatatcaaaacaaaagagAGAACATTATCTCAAAAGATTTGAGAAGTTTGGTTCAGTTGTAGGATTAAGTGAATACGATTTAAGAGGTCATGCAGATGAACTACTGTATCCAGTGGAAGCATAA
- the BNI4 gene encoding Bni4p (similar to Saccharomyces cerevisiae BNI4 (YNL233W); ancestral locus Anc_2.10) — MSSIVSEYDTSDLLNSSFYSSNSTNALEHSRTFRNSLILKEISDRSINASLGQPYTAKDNECESEEQIQSQRAWNPETKTVSIAASPSLSALADILNEKSKNAEQKMKITLATDSIIQEEEESENEENLLGQSNDLSASFPYSRGQSAPSMVASPNLIDLDDSNNFNFVRHDPQIDQPDYLTTPKVQQGATVTAPTNFQLPSELPDISESAAEEGDSYEELPTAIENQAKNKDPVEEASVHQVEFLEEKPKSQSFLLHQTPAFVNPGKIVENTITTYEKNPSVKPNVVSTLNGSATENEIPKPFSVNRSISNDEKHLNRDEVTKRPNMIERRTVSTTPLSSKKATVSSIQDSVKSRNTLSKQPPIQKKKKSIFSFLKKKKHSDTPTGNNSPLATSNTYSQLSHLNPSSGTKPEKLAKKSHSSNSIFDTFRRSKTEPTLNVPKQRVSQHQQNHDSAAITNKRNSHDTSDSSEQPMMKRNPTPLNFNTLLNLEATPSSMDGSTNTVDIAMEKLSPTSVHDEPRRRDSGEAVFPKSLDEDEIDSILKIERNRSIRSNTNRLSIDTLSIKAQNDGMVIEEASDVILSAPDLTKSPTSSILKSGRFESVDTLNTTAPTDNFGSIHANDFSLADVEQELNQLTLDFDDEGPYVNDDTVINPFKGLSGSEKQEEIVVTNNDTDNIGFTEDRELITDIMEFANIIDFGDEVNFDLAFDDEQEQVKSPDFKTFNPAVMDIKPNKIAQEDLPSQDMELRNEYNDADVLDEYEDDCNNVNHNDEDFENEDFNNIVEETEEDQPSQMPFLPSTSPDTGRPISMSFRGLKVPAAGDASAYSPSNTEITSIESYTSGIPYTEKVTRPTVSFSAKIILYDTYSETEYDRHPDIGTCNQLTPQLAQMIKAELNELKETMEVHEDSTCYTQFF, encoded by the coding sequence ATGTCTAGTATAGTATCTGAATACGATACATCGGATCTGCTGAACTCATCATTTTATTCTTCTAACTCTACAAACGCTTTAGAACACTCCAGAACGTTTCGAAACTCCCTAATACTGAAAGAGATATCTGATAGGAGTATAAATGCATCATTGGGACAGCCATACACAGCCAAGGATAACGAATGTGAATCTGAAGAACAGATACAGTCACAGAGAGCATGGAATCCAGAAACGAAAACTGTAAGTATTGCAGCTTCACCTTCTCTGAGTGCTCTTGCtgatatattgaatgaaaaatcaaaaaatgcagaacaaaagatgaagataacGCTTGCTACTGATTCAATAATAcaggaggaagaagagagcgaaaatgaagaaaatctaTTAGGCCAGAGTAATGATCTTTCAGCTAGTTTTCCATACAGCCGTGGCCAGAGTGCCCCAAGCATGGTAGCCTCACCTAATTTGATCGACTTGGATGACTCAAATAACTTCAATTTTGTCCGTCATGATCCACAAATAGATCAGCCTGATTACCTAACTACTCCCAAGGTTCAACAAGGGGCCACTGTAACTGCGCCAACAAATTTCCAATTACCTTCAGAGCTTCCAGATATATCAGAAAGTGCAGCTGAAGAGGGTGACTCCTACGAGGAACTTCCTACAGCTATAGAAAATCaagcaaaaaataaagatcCCGTAGAAGAAGCAAGCGTTCATCAAGTTGAGTTTTTAGAAGAGAAACCAAAGTCGCAATCCTTCCTATTGCATCAAACCCCAGCCTTTGTCAACCCTGgtaaaattgttgaaaataCTATTACAACATACGAGAAAAATCCATCTGTAAAGCCTAATGTAGTTTCTACCTTAAATGGATCAGCaactgaaaatgaaattccTAAGCCTTTCTCTGTGAATCGTTCTATCTCAAATGACGAAAAGCATTTGAATCGAGACGAAGTTACAAAGAGGCCTAATATGATTGAGAGGAGAACGGTGTCCACAACACCACTGTCAAGTAAAAAAGCTACAGTCTCATCTATTCAAGATTCAGTAAAATCCAGGAACACCCTGTCAAAGCAACCACCAAtacagaagaagaaaaagagtatattctctttcttaaagaaaaagaagcaCTCGGATACGCCAACGGGTAATAACAGTCCATTGGCAACGTCAAACACATATTCACAACTTTCTCACTTAAACCCATCATCAGGTACAAAACCTGAAAAATTAGCAAAAAAATCGCATAGCAGTAACAGTATTTTTGATACATTTCGTCGAAGTAAAACTGAACCAACATTGAACGTTCCTAAACAACGCGTGTCTCAACACCAACAAAATCATGACTCTGCTGCCATTACGAATAAGAGGAACAGTCATGATACATCAGACTCATCTGAACAAccaatgatgaaaagaaaccCTACGcctttgaatttcaatacGCTGCTAAATTTAGAAGCTACACCAAGCTCGATGGATGGAAGCACTAACACTGTAGATATCGCAATGGAAAAACTTTCTCCAACTTCGGTACACGATGAaccaagaagaagagattCTGGTGAGGCAGTCTTTCCCAAATCACtagatgaagatgagaTAGATTCAATTCTgaaaatagaaagaaatagatCAATAAGGTCTAATACGAACAGACTTTCCATAGATACATTATCCATTAAAGCGCAAAATGATGGTATGGTTATTGAAGAAGCTTCAGATGTCATATTATCTGCGCCTGATCTAACAAAGAGTCCTACAAGTAGTATCTTAAAAAGTGGTAGATTTGAATCAGTGGACACACTGAATACTACTGCTCCGACAGATAATTTTGGATCAATCCATGCtaatgatttttctttagcTGATGTTGAACAAGAACTTAACCAACTAACCttagattttgatgatgaaggCCCCTATGTAAATGATGATACTGTAATTAATCCTTTCAAAGGTTTATCTGGAAGCGAAAAACAGGAGGAAATTGTGGTAACGAATAATGATACTGATAATATTGGGTTTACAGAAGATCGTGAATTAATTACAGATATAATGGAATTTGCCAATATCATCGATTTCGGCGATGAAGTTAACTTTGACTTAGCCTTTGATGATGAACAGGAACAAGTAAAAAGCCCTGATTTCAAGACATTTAATCCTGCTGTTATGGATATAAAACCAAATAAAATTGCTCAAGAAGACCTACCAAGCCAAGATATGGAACTCCGAAATGAATATAACGATGCTGATGTATTGGATGAGTACGAAGATGACTGTAATAATGTAAATCACAacgatgaagattttgaaaatgaagatttcaataatatagtggaagaaactgaagaagatcaaCCATCACAAATGCCATTTTTGCCAAGTACAAGTCCTGATACTGGTAGACCAATTTCGATGTCTTTTCGTGGGTTAAAAGTCCCAGCTGCAGGAGATGCGTCTGCATATTCACCTTCGAATACAGAAATAACAAGCATTGAGAGCTACACAAGTGGTATTCCTTACACTGAAAAGGTGACGCGGCCAACTGTTAGCTTTTCAGCCAAGATTATATTATATGATACATACAGTGAAACTGAATATGACAGACATCCAGATATCGGCACATGTAATCAATTGACTCCACAACTGGCTCAAATGATCAAAGCCGAACTGAATGAGTTAAAGGAAACTATGGAAGTTCATGAAGATTCGACATGTTATACACAGTTTTTTTAA
- the ELA1 gene encoding elongin A (similar to Saccharomyces cerevisiae ELA1 (YNL230C); ancestral locus Anc_2.13) has product MKSLKEICELAVLQNSRMLDDINNVPMYLILPLLSKIRNMKVEQVVKLERSNFGLIFESDFIWLHLLRVEFPNNIDHGFISNNDIISNYYTKFFQTDYLYDLNEFEKEYIERCIIEKLKKNPQKNKYELPPRMLYFKYENDTRKREERSAERLRMNVQEIAKEREKKQTVIVDAPFLLTNKKRGMGIWGNNRKRLSSYFHNKQNIKRQVSRVAFGGSAGRPIKEPPKSESTQLPAPLPPPVEIIRTPPDHLHTTKPVRPILKRKRPSNSNNIFLNTSTITTVSPTKRKPSLSPSPKAQPTQPSSRHNEPSQNCHKRKSLESYLKEKQFPKTGDPA; this is encoded by the coding sequence ATGAAGagtttgaaagaaatatgtGAACTAGCGGTATTGCAAAATTCAAGGATGTTGGATGATATTAACAATGTTCCTATGTATCTTATTTTACCACTTTTGTCAAAAATAAGGAATATGAAAGTGGAACAAGTGGTTAAGTTGGAAAGGAGTAATTTTggtttaatttttgaaagtgattTCATTTGGTTACATTTACTCAGAGTGGAATTTcctaataatattgatcaCGGATTCATCTCTAATAATGACATAATAAGCAATTATTATACAAAGTTCTTCCAGACAGACTATCTATATGATCTAAACGAGTTTGAAAAAGAGTACATTGAAAGGTGTATTAtcgaaaaattgaagaagaatccCCAAAAGAATAAGTACGAATTACCGCCAAGGATGTTGTActtcaaatatgaaaatgatacGAGGAAACGGGAGGAAAGAAGTGCTGAGAGGCTACGAATGAATGTGCAGGAAATTGCTAAAGAACGGGAGAAGAAGCAAACGGTTATCGTTGATGCACCATTTCTGTTGACGAACAAGAAGAGAGGCATGGGAATATGGGGGAATAATAGAAAGAGACTCTCTTCATATTTCCATAACAAGCAAAACATCAAGAGACAAGTATCAAGGGTAGCATTTGGTGGTTCTGCAGGCAGACCCATCAAAGAACCACCAAAATCTGAGTCCACACAACTACCAGCACCACTACCACCACCAGTTGAAATAATACGAACCCCACCGGACCATTTGCATACAACTAAGCCTGTCAGACCCATACTAAAACGCAAGAGACCTTCCAACTCGAACAACATCTTCTTGAATACTTCGACCATAACCACTGTAAGCCCTACAAAACGCAAACCCTCTTTATCCCCCAGCCCTAAAGCCCAACCGACCCAACCCTCATCTCGGCACAACGAACCCTCCCAGAACTGCCATAAACGGAAATCCCTGGAATCGTACCTAAAAGAGAAACAATTCCCTAAAACAGGAGACCCTGcatga
- the URE2 gene encoding glutathione peroxidase (similar to Saccharomyces cerevisiae URE2 (YNL229C); ancestral locus Anc_2.14) — protein MNENNFVNNPVGQVSQLSNALRNVNINNNNGGILESDINFELSQQQNPNNLNSNNDNGDININSNSNINAPHPEILHQEPKNEYSRITKFFQNQPMQGYTLFSHRSAPNGFKVSIVLSELKLPYQTIFLDFNKGEHRAPEFVAMNPNARVPALIDHSLDNFALWESGAILLHLVNKNWRETGTPTLWSDELTEQSQINSWLFFQTSGHAPMIGQALHFKYFHSQKIESALERYTDEVRRVYGVVEMALAERREALVMEFDTENAAAYSAGTTPLSQSKFFDYPVWLVGDKLTVADLSFVPWNNVVDRIGINIKAEFPEVYKWTKHMMRRPAVIKAFRGE, from the coding sequence ATGAATGAAAACAACTTTGTTAACAACCCAGTGGGCCAAGTTTCCCAACTTTCCAATGCTTTACGCAATGtgaatataaataataataatgggGGAATTCTCGAAAGTgatataaattttgaactaTCTCAGCAACAAAATCCAAATAATCTcaatagtaataatgataatggtgacataaatataaatagtAATAGCAACATAAATGCACCACATCCAGAAATACTACACCAGGAACCAAAGAATGAATATTCAAGAatcacaaaatttttccagaACCAACCAATGCAAGGTTATACATTATTTTCCCACAGATCAGCACCAAATGGATTCAAGGTCTCCATAGTACTAAGTGAATTAAAGCTACCATACCAAACAATCTTCCTAGACTTTAATAAAGGCGAGCATAGGGCACCTGAATTTGTTGCCATGAATCCAAATGCTAGAGTGCCAGCTTTGATTGATCACAGTTTAGATAACTTCGCTCTTTGGGAATCAGGCGCCATTTTATTGCATTTGGTAAATAAAAACTGGAGAGAGACTGGAACGCCAACCCTTTGGTCAGATGAATTGACCGAGCAATCACAAATCAACTCCTGGCTGTTCTTTCAAACTTCTGGACACGCACCAATGATTGGACAAGCTTTACATTTCAAGTACTTCCACAGTCAAAAGATCGAAAGTGCCCTTGAAAGGTACACGGATGAAGTAAGAAGAGTTTATGGGGTTGTAGAAATGGCATTAGCTGAAAGGAGAGAAGCATTAGTTATGGAATTCGATACAGAAAATGCAGCTGCTTATTCCGCTGGTACTACGCCATTATCTCaaagtaaattttttgattatcCAGTATGGCTAGTTGGGGATAAATTAACAGTTGCTGATTTATCCTTTGTTCCTTGGAATAATGTAGTTGATAGAATTGGTATAAATATCAAGGCAGAGTTCCCTGAAGTTTATAAATGGACGAAACATATGATGAGAAGACCCGCTGTCATCAAAGCATTCCGTGGCGAATAG
- the CNM67 gene encoding Cnm67p (similar to Saccharomyces cerevisiae ADY3 (YDL239C) and CNM67 (YNL225C); ancestral locus Anc_2.16), which produces MNPITREEALHLAKELDLSSGIPGATKPFEDENSMEENKDMYPYGSEIMDYTPSKGISSMNTRTQQPVGLDHSTPAVESNNSNNIQNNSVNMSDIQIDALQRRLQELELDISERDKHIQALERDKEKQNSEIIELQSKFKEVKDGFVSKEQLHELQNSYDSEKACKNTLNERIIVLTAQLDSYKDELTDYKTSYNNLKELNESTKNKHESFASYIKNLTLFGINIGHAITLSYRDNINEFTLDTTFKMSNPNITKFFKKDDEISLKNSEMLSSIMSHDSEILDKLAKLEVALDETKGEQKKIDESKDEIIKKIEYNSQEILRKLEKCDQTEDFQLKLVEIQENISALLKGNQDKILISLKDIQKVNESFGSQISELKKELKKEKDKHTELTEKLNKLRGDSSELLTFKDFKNSDIDKRLYQALQVDKVEQLDLVQLQNKMKKVIVDMQTPLDKLDAKLPLANLLIKSELVITLDFINRLYQTMYNEGLDFNHYTEEAYLQYRKSNYLDPWQHPIRPIIDHLYNDIIDRLH; this is translated from the coding sequence ATGAACCCAATTACCAGGGAGGAGGCTTTACACTTAGCCAAAGAACTCGATCTGTCGAGCGGTATACCTGGCGCTACAAAGCCCTTCGAAGATGAGAATTCTATGGAAGAAAACAAAGATATGTATCCATATGGCTCAGAAATAATGGATTATACGCCATCTAAGGGGATTTCCTCAATGAATACACGAACACAGCAACCTGTAGGGCTCGATCACTCTACTCCAGCAGTTGAATCTAATAACAGTAACAATATTCAAAACAATAGTGTTAACATGTCAGATATTCAAATAGATGCATTACAAAGAAGATTGCAGGAACTGGAGCTAGATATTTCTGAAAGAGATAAACACATTCAAGCCCTAGAAAGGGATAAGGAGAAACAAAATTCGgaaataattgaattgCAAAGCAAATTCAAAGAGGTCAAAGATGGTTTTGTGTCAAAAGAGCAATTACACGAATTGCAGAATTCCTATGACAGTGAAAAGGCATGTAAAAATACTTTGAATGAGAGGATCATCGTTCTAACTGCTCAACTGGATAGCTATAAAGATGAACTAACAGATTACAAAACTTCTTACaataatttaaaagaaCTTAATGAAAGCACCAAAAATAAACATGAATCATTTGCGAGTTATATCAAAAACCTCACATTATTTGGCATTAACATAGGACATGCTATCACATTGTCATACAGGGATAACATAAATGAGTTTACTCTGGATACCACATTTAAAATGAGTAATCCAAACATTACAaagtttttcaagaaagatGACGAAATAAGcttaaaaaattcagagATGCTAAGTTCCATTATGTCCCATGACAGTGAGATATTGGACAAGTTAGCCAAGTTGGAAGTTGCCCTTGATGAGACAAAGGGagaacaaaagaaaatagacGAATCTAAGGatgaaataataaagaaaattgaatataataGTCAGGAAATTCTACGAAAGTTGGAAAAATGTGATCAAACTGAAGACTTTCAACTCAAGTTAGTTGAAATACAGGAAAATATATCTGCTCTTTTGAAGGGCAATCAGGacaagattttgatatcGTTAAAGGACATTCAAAAAGTGAATGAGTCTTTTGGATCCCAAATATCAgagttgaagaaagaacTTAAGAAAGAGAAGGACAAGCACACAGAACTAACAGAAAAACTCAACAAGTTGAGGGGGGATTCTTCGGAATTACTAAcattcaaagatttcaagaattcAGATATTGATAAGAGGCTTTATCAGGCCTTACAGGTTGATAAAGTGGAACAACTTGATTTGGTACAACTACAgaacaaaatgaaaaaagttATAGTTGATATGCAAACTCCACTGGATAAATTAGACGCAAAATTACCTCTGGCAAACTTACTGATCAAAAGCGAACTAGTCATAACGTTGGATTTCATTAACAGGTTATATCAAACAATGTATAACGAGGGATTGGACTTCAATCATTATACGGAAGAAGCGTATTTGCAATATAGAAAGAGTAACTACTTAGATCCATGGCAACATCCAATTAGACCGATTATTGATCACTTGtataatgatattattgACAGATTACATTGA
- the CSL4 gene encoding exosome non-catalytic core subunit CSL4 (similar to Saccharomyces cerevisiae CSL4 (YNL232W); ancestral locus Anc_2.11) codes for MIDIPTKAVPGQLLLPEHDLIETRREGDRDVPVVRKYIAGTGTKLVYYNDEVGNVIRSTKVGDLYVESCTKESDNTEAKEEDSTRITEFMKVSVGDMELLSKYSNSGNIILPKEGDVVLCRITRITLQRANVEIVAVENKNIPVDGGVGSNGLGETAVGGGSGGITFSISQASSDLGETFRGIIRSQDVRSTDRDKVKMLESFKPGDIVRAQVLSLGDGNNYYLTTARNDLGVIFAKAENGAGGLMYAIDWQNMICPSTGSMEKRKCAKPF; via the coding sequence ATGATAGATATCCCTACGAAAGCTGTTCCAGGTCAGTTACTATTACCTGAACATGATTTGATAGAGACAAGACGTGAAGGGGACAGAGACGTTCCAGTAGTGAGAAAATATATAGCGGGAACGGGTACAAAATTAGTATACTATAATGACGAGGTAGGTAATGTCATAAGAAGTACGAAAGTTGGTGATCTGTATGTAGAATCATGTACCAAAGAATCGGATAATACAGAAGCCAAAGAGGAAGACAGCACCAGAATTACGGAATTCATGAAAGTTAGTGTTGGTGATATGGAATTGTTATCGAAGTATAGTAATAGTGGCAACATTATTCTTCCTAAGGAAGGAGATGTAGTTTTATGTCGTATTACTAGGATAACGCTTCAGAGAGCAAATGTGGAGATTGTTGCAGTCgaaaataagaatataCCCGTTGATGGGGGTGTAGGCAGTAACGGATTGGGAGAAACTGCTGTTGGTGGTGGTTCTGGTGGTATAACGTTTTCCATATCACAGGCGTCATCAGATCTAGGGGAAACATTTAGAGGTATTATTAGGTCACAAGATGTTAGATCTACCGATAGAGACAAAGTGAAGATGTTGGAGAGTTTCAAACCTGGTGATATTGTGAGAGCTCAAGTATTATCATTAGGAGATGGtaataattattatttgactACAGCAAGGAATGATTTAGGAGTTATATTTGCGAAGGCAGAAAATGGTGCTGGTGGATTGATGTACGCCATTGACTGGCAAAATATGATATGTCCAAGTACGGGTAGTATGGAGAAACGCAAATGTGCCAAGCCATTTTAA
- the JJJ1 gene encoding Jjj1p (similar to Saccharomyces cerevisiae JJJ1 (YNL227C); ancestral locus Anc_2.15): MKTCYYELLGVDSHASDLELKKAYRKKALQYHPDKNPTKVEEATEIFATIRTAYEVLSDPQERAWYDSHKEQILNDIPLNEYEDEKYNVDSTVTGVTTDELLMFFNGSLYTKLDNSPGGLYQIAGKIFAKLASDEVLNGRKLNVNSKFCKYKDYDYENEINTIGYIKAFDNFMVNERESLFPGFGYSSTDYEYLKTFYKKWSAFSTLKSFSWKDEYMYSKTSDRRTKREINKRNEKARQAARNEYNKTVKRFVTFMKKMDKRMKDGLKKAEEERKLKEEKKQEELRAKRRGHTLGSVSNSDGFQPQTWQVVDETTWSGLEKRYEALDEDDSLISKQPKYDENGVEVVLIYECFICDKTFKSEKQLNNHMETKMHKKNIHEIQKEMKNDHMALGLDNLSDIDEFDSADDNIDEEDGKEIEKSNTESTYNLHSIDVDIDMDKVNAELAEIERQLAEAGMTDEEESSDEDLHAREVPLYDVTEHVVEPENNEDEQVEVEIIDDSNESEESFIDEDKDEQRQEELNELLAALQGHISDDSDWDNKSNKKKPRMRR, from the coding sequence ATGAAGACATGTTATTATGAGTTGCTAGGTGTTGATTCACATGCCTCAGATTTGGAACTGAAGAAGGCATATAGAAAAAAGGCTTTACAATATCATCCAGATAAAAATCCTACCAAGGTCGAGGAAGCTACCGAGATCTTTGCCACTATAAGAACAGCTTATGAGGTTCTTTCTGATCCTCAGGAGAGAGCGTGGTATGATTCTCATAAAGAGCAGATTTTGAACGATATTCCTCTGAATGAgtatgaagatgaaaagtATAATGTTGACTCTACAGTAACAGGTGTTACCACGgatgaattattaatgTTTTTCAATGGCTCATTGTACACAAAATTAGACAATTCGCCAGGAGGCCTGTACCAAATCGCTGGGAAGATATTTGCTAAATTAGCTAGCGATGAGGTTTTAAATGGTAGGAAATTAAATGTAAATAGTAAATTTTGCAAGTATAAGGATTACGATTATGAAAATGAGATAAACACAATTGGATATATCAAGgcatttgataattttatgGTAAATGAAAGAGAGTCATTATTTCCGGGTTTTGGATATTCAAGTACAGAttatgaatatttgaaaactttctaTAAGAAATGGTCTGCTTTCAGTACCCTAAAAAGTTTTAGTTGGAAGGATGAGTACATGTACTCCAAGACTTCTGATagaagaacaaaaagagaaattaataagagaaatgaaaaagcaAGACAGGCAGCAAGAAACgaatataataaaacaGTTAAAAGATTTGTGACatttatgaaaaagatgGATAAAAGAATGAAGGATGGACTCAAAAAAGCAGAGgaggaaagaaaattaaaagagGAGAAAAAGCAAGAAGAGTTGAGGGCTAAGAGGAGAGGTCATACTTTGGGATCTGTGTCTAATAGTGACGGATTTCAACCACAAACATGGCAGGTTGTCGATGAAACCACTTGGTCTGGattagaaaaaagatatgAGGCattagatgaagatgattctCTAATTAGTAAACAACCTAAATACGATGAAAATGGAGTCGAAGTGGTATTAATCTATGAATGTTTTATTTGTGATAAAACGTTCAAGTCAGAAAAGCAACTGAATAATCACATGGAGACCAAAATGcataagaaaaatattcacgaaattcaaaaagagATGAAGAACGACCATATGGCCTTGGGACTAGATAATCTCTCTGATATAGATGAGTTTGATTCAGctgatgataatattgaCGAGGAAGATggtaaagaaattgaaaagtcGAATACAGAATCGACCTATAATCTACATTCTATCGACgttgatattgatatgGATAAAGTAAATGCAGAGTTGGCTGAGATTGAGAGACAATTGGCAGAGGCAGGTATgactgatgaagaagagagtAGCGATGAAGACTTACATGCTCGTGAAGTTCCGCTATATGATGTTACTGAGCATGTCGTAGAAccagaaaataatgaggaCGAACAGGTGGAAGTTGAAATAATAGACGACAGTAATGAAAGTGAAGAGTCATTCATCGACGAGGATAAAGATGAACAAAGGCAAGAAGAACTAAATGAATTACTGGCAGCTTTACAAGGACATATATCAGACGATAGTGATTGGGACAATAAGagcaataaaaaaaagccAAGAATGCGAAGATAA